One genomic segment of Gossypium arboreum isolate Shixiya-1 chromosome 3, ASM2569848v2, whole genome shotgun sequence includes these proteins:
- the LOC108475440 gene encoding uncharacterized protein LOC108475440, translated as MSGVSLAVAPRSVPDHTVAPGGKPEHQHIRYQEQQPVVGGVMGSLRLIELQLVAFIMVFSISGLVPLLDLVFPAFTSAYLIALSRIAFPSRGNRVSSGGTEEIFRGSRLFKLYVILGTTIGLLLPLAYVLGGFARADDQAVRSATPHLFLLSFQILTENVISGLSLFSPPVRALVPLLYTVRRVFVILDWVHDTWVNKTLPYNAPSKDIAWDWFGKGLSAANLMYFAINLLCFLIPRFLPRAFERYFRETEEFHQKMSEDKRGKSNTPPNKSRPTDRKMD; from the exons ATGTCTGGTGTATCACTTGCAGTGGCTCCTAGAAGTGTGCCAGACCACACCGTAGCACCCGGCGGAAAACCTGAACACCAACATATTCGCTACCAGGAGCAACAACCAGTGGTGGGCGGTGTAATGGGATCATTGCGTCTCATCGAACTCCAACTAGTAGCTTTCATTATGGTTTTCTCTATCAGTGGTCTAGTGCCACTTCTGGATTTAGTCTTCCCGGCTTTCACCTCCGCTTACCTCATCGCCCTTTCACGCATCGCCTTCCCGTCCCGCGGCAACCGAGTATCCTCCGGTGGAACGGAAGAGATTTTCCGAGGCAGCAGACTGTTTAAGCTGTATGTGATTCTGGGAACCACAATAGGTCTTCTATTGCCACTAGCGTATGTGTTGGGTGGATTTGCAAGGGCGGACGACCAGGCCGTTCGGTCAGCAACACCTCACTTGTTCTTGCTTTCGTTTCAGATACTAACGGAGAATGTAATAAGTGGGCTGTCGTTGTTTTCGCCGCCGGTGAGAGCATTGGTGCCATTGCTATATACGGTTAGGAGGGTGTTCGTTATACTTGATTGGGTGCATGATACTTGGGTGAACAAAACTCTGCCCTATAATGCACCATCGAAG GACATAGCATGGGATTGGTTCGGGAAGGGGCTGTCAGCTGCAAATCTAATGTATTTCGCAATCAACCTGTTATGCTTTTTGATCCCACGGTTCCTCCCTCGAGCATTTGAGAGGTATTTTAGGGAAACTGAGGAGTTTCATCAAAAGATGTCGGAGGATAAGCGTGGTAAATCTAATACACCACCAAATAAGTCTCGACCCACAGATAGgaaaatggattga